From a single Ascaphus truei isolate aAscTru1 chromosome 2, aAscTru1.hap1, whole genome shotgun sequence genomic region:
- the LOC142488829 gene encoding uncharacterized protein LOC142488829, with protein sequence MWDTIVIGVNACGNSVRDKYHCRKRFDDIRSKLKKKIQDQRVHATGTGGGPTPQRLILTPLEELLRPKLLTVVVEGLAGDRDIGIYPSQFPAVAPGGHVSPEMEQVSSPGSASSTLLEEHHGDEDDEYDEDDATEETEIQSCDHEEVPIETVVPPNRPSTSTYDAIVASEGKIVDAENRRHSDMMTVLERMIGLQEETVSQLAHLHRVFIEVPKQLQKINTSFEALVVQQTQANYWRMTNVPQFNTSQPGSVHAGQFSPHSSDIHSPGPNVTGQVADIAVQVPDDILPLPSVQIQQQTPTKEATKTKQDTHETDQPSLVQCLPTCSHVSLGTSPVREQSLPKSPVGESLPKSPVAL encoded by the exons atgtgggacacaatagtcattggtgtcaatgcctgtgggaatagtgtcagggacaagtatcattgtcggaaaagatttgatgatattaggtccaaattgaaaaagaaaatacaagaccaacgcgtgcatgctactggcactggaggtgggcccacaccacaacgtctcatattgactccattggaggagctgcttcggccaaaattacttaccgtcgtcgtggaaggcttggctggtgaccgtgacattggaatttatccgtcacaatttccagcag ttgcccctggaggacatgtgtcacctgagatggaacaagtgtcttcacctgggtcagccagctcaacactactagaag aacatcatggtgatgaggatgatgagtatgatgaggatgacgccacagaagagactgaaatacaatcatgtgaccatgaagaggtgccaatagaaactgttgtaccgccaaatcgtccatcaacttccacatacgatgcaattgtagcttcagagggaaaaatagtggacgcagaaaatcgtcgccattcagacatgatgacagtgctggaaaggatgattggactgcaggaagaaacagtatcacaattggcacatctccacagagtcttcattgaagtgcctaaacagttgcaaaaaatcaacacctcattcgaagcattagttgttcagcaaacacaagctaattactggagaatgactaatgtaccacaattcaacacctcccagccaggatctgttcatgcaggtcagttttcaccacattcatctgatattcattcaccaggcccaaatgttaccggtcaagtagcagacattgctgtgcaggttcctgatgacatcctaccgctgccatctgtacaaattcagcagcagacacctacaaaggaggcgacaaaaacaaaacaagacacacatgaaacagaccaaccatcacttgtgcagtgtctaccaacttgctcacatgtgtcactgggcacaagccctgtccgtgaacagtcactacccaaaagccctgtaggtgagtcgctgcccaaaagccctgtag ccctgtag